One stretch of Arthrobacter polaris DNA includes these proteins:
- a CDS encoding ABC transporter permease, whose translation MTAMIDLPVEEPSALVPKSKRKSGGSLGKYLAIRFVLIFPTIFILVTMVFFLMRITGDPITAALGGRLPPEQLAERIHQAGYDRPIFVQYFEYLGQIATGNFGRTISDNMLISDLLATYGTATLELAINALIVAIVIGIPFGILAAFKRDKWQDAISRVLAISFXATPVFFAGLLLKLVFSVWLGWLPVAGRASIPTEILXTQLEAPTGIYWIDALRSGNMXSFWDVIRHAILPAVTLGLLTAGIFLRLVRTNVIGTLGKDYVEAGRSRGVSEYRLLTRHAFKPALIPIITVMGLQIALLLGGAVLTETTFEWKGLGFQLAQYLTARDYVAVQGIVALLAVIVALTNFIVDVIAALIDPRVRY comes from the coding sequence ATGACCGCAATGATTGACCTGCCGGTGGAAGAACCCTCCGCGCTGGTACCCAAAAGCAAGAGGAAGTCCGGCGGTAGCCTGGGCAAATACCTTGCCATCCGATTTGTTTTGATTTTCCCCACCATCTTCATTCTCGTCACCATGGTGTTCTTCCTGATGCGGATCACTGGGGACCCCATCACCGCAGCACTGGGTGGACGGCTGCCACCAGAGCAACTGGCCGAACGCATCCACCAGGCCGGCTACGACAGGCCCATTTTCGTTCAGTACTTCGAGTACTTAGGACAGATTGCCACCGGCAACTTTGGCCGCACCATCTCAGATAACATGCTGATCAGCGACCTGTTGGCCACCTATGGCACGGCCACCCTTGAACTGGCCATCAACGCCCTCATTGTTGCCATTGTCATCGGTATTCCTTTTGGCATTTTGGCGGCCTTCAAGCGGGACAAGTGGCAAGATGCCATCTCGCGGGTGTTGGCCATTTCCTTTNACGCCACACCGGTGTTCTTCGCCGGATTGCTGTTGAAGCTGGTCTTCTCCGTCTGGTTGGGTTGGCTTCCCGTGGCCGGGCGGGCCAGTATTCCGACCGAAATTTTANTGACCCAGCTTGAGGCACCAACGGGCATCTACTGGATTGATGCGCTGCGCAGCGGCAACATGNACAGCTTTTGGGATGTTATCCGGCACGCGATTCTGCCCGCGGTGACATTGGGCCTGCTGACGGCTGGCATCTTCTTGCGCCTGGTCCGCACCAACGTCATAGGCACCTTGGGCAAGGATTATGTTGAGGCAGGGCGTTCCCGCGGTGTCAGCGAATATCGTCTGCTGACCCGGCATGCGTTCAAGCCGGCGTTGATCCCCATCATCACCGTCATGGGCCTTCAGATAGCACTGCTGCTCGGTGGTGCCGTCCTGACGGAAACCACCTTTGAATGGAAAGGGCTGGGCTTTCAATTGGCCCAGTACCTGACGGCGCGCGACTACGTGGCCGTGCAAGGAATTGTGGCACTACTTGCGGTTATCGTGGCGTTGACGAACTTCATTGTCGATGTCATCGCAGCGCTCATCGACCCGAGGGTGAGGTACTAG
- a CDS encoding ABC transporter permease: MLVAGIALTLLFLLTAALAPWIAPYGATQRFDVTQAPPSPAHIWGTTAGGYDVFSRTIWGAQTAFLVIVVAVALSIFLGVILGLVSGYLGGWLDRILVVVADAIYAFPTLLLAMVMSIALSXGRSTVWSGIFSAAISITVVFIPQYFRVIRAETIRLKAEPFVESALVVGASSVRIMARHIYKNATRTLPLIFTLNASEAILTLAGLGXLGFGIEPSTAAEWGYDLNHAQSDATAGIWWTGVYPGAAIVLTVLGLTLLGESMNDLNDPRLRGRKRATKKARKGRNKNEEELVGA, encoded by the coding sequence ATGCTGGTGGCGGGCATCGCCCTGACACTGCTGTTCTTGCTGACCGCCGCACTGGCTCCGTGGATTGCTCCCTACGGTGCAACTCAGCGCTTCGATGTCACCCAGGCGCCGCCGTCGCCCGCCCATATTTGGGGCACGACGGCGGGAGGTTACGATGTCTTTTCCCGCACCATTTGGGGCGCCCAGACAGCCTTCTTGGTGATTGTGGTGGCTGTGGCGCTGTCCATCTTCCTCGGTGTGATCCTGGGCCTGGTCTCCGGCTACCTTGGCGGCTGGCTTGATCGAATCCTGGTGGTGGTGGCCGACGCCATTTACGCCTTCCCCACCCTGCTGCTGGCCATGGTCATGTCGATCGCCCTCAGTCANGGGCGCTCCACCGTGTGGTCGGGTATTTTCTCCGCCGCCATCTCCATCACCGTGGTGTTCATCCCGCAGTACTTCCGGGTGATCCGTGCCGAGACCATTCGCCTTAAAGCCGAGCCGTTTGTGGAATCAGCCTTGGTAGTGGGCGCCTCGAGCGTGCGCATCATGGCCCGGCACATTTACAAGAACGCCACCCGGACGTTGCCGCTGATTTTCACGCTCAACGCCTCAGAAGCGATTCTGACGTTGGCTGGTTTGGGCTTNTTGGGCTTCGGGATCGAACCCTCCACCGCGGCGGAGTGGGGCTATGACCTCAACCATGCACAGTCAGACGCTACGGCCGGGATCTGGTGGACGGGCGTGTACCCCGGTGCCGCCATTGTGCTGACCGTGCTGGGCCTGACCTTGTTGGGCGAGTCCATGAATGACCTGAACGATCCGCGCCTGCGTGGGCGCAAACGGGCTACGAAGAAGGCCCGCAAGGGCCGAAACAAGAACGAAGAGGAGTTGGTGGGAGCATGA